A single Anopheles arabiensis isolate DONGOLA chromosome 2, AaraD3, whole genome shotgun sequence DNA region contains:
- the LOC120902227 gene encoding cytochrome c1, heme protein, mitochondrial translates to MAAFVGRICGSGLLSPKGGATLQKVQNFSTSRAWTKNQKVATAAGVLVGGAGALLYALEQSVSASGTEVHPPELPWNHKGMLDSLDHASVRRGYEVYKQVCAACHSMRFIAYRNLVGVSHTEAEAKAEAEEIQVRDGPDEAGNYFMRPGKLSDYFPSPYPNEEAARAANNGAYPPDLSYIALARHGGEDYLFALLTGYCDAPAGVVLREGQYYNPYFPGGAISMAQALYNEAAEYSDGTPPTASQLAKDVSTFLVWAAEPYHDERKRMGIKSVGIIMILGALSYYIKRHKWAALKTRKISFHPKSK, encoded by the exons ATGGCGGCTTTCGTAGGACGAATTTGTGGATCCGGATTGTTGAGCCCGAAAGGCGGCGCTACCTTGCAGAAG GTACAAAATTTCTCTACGAGCCGCGCCTGGACCAAGAACCAGAAG GTTGCCACcgctgccggtgtgctggtCGGAGGCGCCGGAGCGCTTCTGTACGCGCTCGAACAATCGGTGTCCGCTTCCGGTACGGAGGTGCACCCACCGGAGCTGCCATGGAACCATAAGGGTATGCTCGACTCGCTCGACCACGCGTCGGTCCGGCGCGGGTACGAGGTGTACAAGCAGGTGTGCGCGGCCTGCCACTCGATGCGCTTCATCGCCTACCGCAATCTGGTCGGCGTGTCGCACACCGAGGCGGAAGCGAAGGCCGAGGCGGAGGAGATCCAGGTGCGCGACGGTCCGGACGAGGCGGGCAACTACTTCATGCGGCCCGGCAAGCTGTCCGACTACTTCCCGAGCCCGTACCCGAACGAGGAAGCGGCCCGCGCCGCCAACAACGGTGCCTATCCGCCCGATCTGAGCTACATTGCGCTCGCACGTCACGGTGGCGAGGACTATCTGTTCGCGCTGCTCACCGGCTACTGCGATGCGCCGGCCGGCGTGGTACTGCGCGAGGGTCAGTATTACAACCCGTACTTCCCCGGTGGTGCCATCTCGATGGCGCAGGCACTGTACAACGAG GCCGCTGAATATTCCGACGGTACGCCACCGACTGCCAGCCAGCTGGCGAAGGATGTGTCCACGTTCCTGGTGTGGGCCGCCGAACCTTACCACGACGAGCGCAAGCGCATGGGCATCAAATCGGTCGGCATCATCATGATCCTCGGTGCGCTGTCCTACTACATCAAGCGACACAAGTGGGCCGCGCTCAAGACGCGAAAGATTTCCTTCCACCCAAAGAGCAAGTAA